Genomic window (Synergistaceae bacterium):
AAAGATAATTAAAATTTTAAAACTAGTTTTTTGGAGGAATCAATATTAAACGCTCTTTTTCATATACAGCGAACTTCATAAAATACCTCGGTACAGGAGGAGCCCGCTTCTGCATGATACGCCAGTTAAGATGCACCGGTGGAATTTGGTTCACTTATGGAGGCCTAAATGGCATAATAGATCCCGGACCGGGCAGCCTTTATCATATCTGCAACGCCTCACCTTTTTTAGACGTAAATTCTATAAAAGCCGTTTTATTAACTCACAAACATCTTGATCACAGTACTGACATAAATGTCATAATAGAAGCTATAACTGAGGGTGGCTTTCGCAAACAGGGCACATTAATCATCCCCGAAGACGCCATGACTAGCCCCGATTCCGTTCTACTCAACTACTCTGCCCAAAAAGTAAGCAGAATACAAAAAACAAAAGACGGTTTAATAACGGAACTTGACCACGGAGTTTCAGTTGAGGCTGTAAAACACGTCCATAATAACGTAGATTGTTTTGGTTATATTCTAAGAAAAGAGGGACTTCGAACTTGGGGTATAATCAGTGACACAAAGCCTTTGACAACTTTTGCAGAAAGATATAAAGATTGTGATTATATTTCTGTAAACACGACATTTCTTGAAAAAAATACACATTCT
Coding sequences:
- a CDS encoding MBL fold metallo-hydrolase, translated to MIRQLRCTGGIWFTYGGLNGIIDPGPGSLYHICNASPFLDVNSIKAVLLTHKHLDHSTDINVIIEAITEGGFRKQGTLIIPEDAMTSPDSVLLNYSAQKVSRIQKTKDGLITELDHGVSVEAVKHVHNNVDCFGYILRKEGLRTWGIISDTKPLTTFAERYKDCDYISVNTTFLEKNTHSEHMSISDTMELLQELSPKLATISHMGIKILNKGPETLAKQISNKHTRVVAGQDGMIINLDNLKVFTPVVDKKIKIKKYRII